A genomic stretch from Helianthus annuus cultivar XRQ/B chromosome 1, HanXRQr2.0-SUNRISE, whole genome shotgun sequence includes:
- the LOC110870325 gene encoding uncharacterized protein LOC110870325 codes for MHVDYIKIYVDGVVEKYKGYPIPPHTMKPEEVTDMGSTQGNFIQWPRKAIKLLNTDSRQESDAYHQQPPPDYSECYMPAPPDEGHMEFQEEVNTGVSFMDLLNIEIPIPPSHNKDVADPKVIETAPTRPVRSEHVPIPHVSTEPVPTQPVSTEPVLAPLVSTEPVLAPRGSTEPVRTTPVSKPKKKNTNIAKLLRKVKKRRPENIYRLVEELALKANESATVAVTSPNGMYKEPEVEHVEIKELMNLSLDKWAELGTLNWYLYALGEINSLNKTAYFNPHYIALNAIEANENLAINHIKSVMKYHKKRQYFMAPYLAGY; via the exons ATGCATGTTGATTACATAAAGATCTATGTAGATGGTGTAGTGGAAAAATATAAAGGTTATCCAATCCCGCCACACACAATGAAGCCTGAGGAAGTAACTGATATGGGTAGTACACAAGGAAATTTTATTCAATGGCCTAGAAAAGCCATAAAG CTTTTAAACACTGATTCTCGTCAAGAATCAGATGCTTATCATCAACAACCACCACCCGACTATTCTGAGTGTTATATGCCAGCTCcg CCTGACGAAGGACACATGGAATTTCAAGAAGAAGTTAACACTGGAGTGAGTTTTATGGATTTG CTAAATATTGAGATTCCAATACCACCGAGTCATAACAAGGATGTTGCTGATCCTAAAGTTATTGAGACTGCTCCTACTCGGCCTGTTCGTAGCGAGCATGTTCCTATACCGCATGTCTCCACTGAGCCTGTTCCTACACAACCTGTCTCCACTGAGCCTGTTCTTGCACCGCTTGTCTCTACTGAGCCTGTTCTTGCACCGCGTGGGTCTACTGAGCCTGTTCGTACAACACCTGTTTCCAAACCgaagaaaaaaaatacaaacatcgCTAAACTTTTGAGAAAGGTAAAGAAAAGGCGGCCTGAAAACATATATAGATTAGTAGAAGAATTGGCGCTTAAAGCTAACGAAAGCGCAACGGTTGCGGTTACTTCGCCAAACGGAATGTACAAGGAACCTGAAGTTGAGCACGTTGAAATAAAGGAATTAATGAATCTATCTCTTGACAAATGGGCGGAGCTCGGAACTTTGAATTG GTATTTATATGCTTTGGGAGAGATAAACAGCTTGAATAAAACTGCGTATTTTAATCCTCATTATATTGCATTAAATGCAATTGAAGCAAATGAAAACCTTGCCATAAATCATATTAAATCTGTCATGAAGTATCATAAGAAAAGACAATATTTTATGGCACCATATTTAGCCGGGTATTAG
- the LOC110891599 gene encoding uncharacterized protein LOC110891599, translating into MDRNHWMYKTGRFNPAYLRGVQSFIKIAEDDRVLKGNESIPCPCMECKNFTEFKEIKDIRHHLITNGFMYNYTCWSKHGESLANRSTTSTSSVGYNDENNDSYISDDNDNLNDSDDNLNDNNDNLKDMFDDLETNIGDNDQEKLQQIFADSEKPLYTGCENYSKLSAVLKLFNLKSKYGWSDKSFTSLLVVLNDMLPKDNELPISLYQAKKMMCPMGLKVKRIHACPNDCILYRNEFENSHECPTCGASRYKRKKEVAEYDDDVTKNGPPAKLLWYFPIIPRLKRLFANAKESKLLRWHFEDRKKDGKLRHVADSPQWRNIDYKFPDFGTEIRNIRFGLSSDGINPFANMSSRHSTWPVLMCIYNLPPWLCMKRKYIMMSLLIQGPYQPGNDIDVYLSPLIDDMKTLWSTGVNMYDAYKKENFTLRAMIFCTISDFPAYGNLSGYSTKGKKACPVCEDETSSIWLNNCRKTVYMGHRRFLPTNHRYRRKTKEFDGNTELRTVRKGGFDAYSRVEGINTVLGKRTRTEKGTRTKKGTRTKKGTRTKKGTRTKKGTRTEKGTHIENRDNWKKRSIFWDLPYWKCLEVRHCLDVMHIEKNVCDSLLGLLLNISGKTKDGVNARKDMEEMGIRKELAPVESVNGTYLPPAFYTMSKAEKTKFCKCLHDIKVPSSYSANIKSLVSMKECKLLGMKSHDCHVLMTHMIPIAIRGLLPENIRHTITKLCLFFNMIHTKVIDPEVLDEWQKEIIITLCELEMHFPPSFFDIMVHLISHIVQEIKACGPVFLRYMYPFERYMGFLKGYVRNRNHPEGSIVEGYICEEATEFCTGYLEGVESIGVPKSRHSGRLAGLGVVGMKIIDPGYEDLQLAHFVVLQHMTCIASYIEEHMEILRSTHLQKTEKWYKTKHNEQFSEWMKNKVAKTYDQPNVDKTVQKLGQGPDFRVKSYQGYDINGYTFYTKNQDKKSATQNSGVTLIASATEFDRVNHAKRIATNSYYGVIEEIWELNYDDIIIPLLKCKWVDNRTGVKVDEYGFTLVDLTTDGYKSEPFILASQATQVFFVNDPSKPKYHIVLQSKRRILGVDHVVDEEEYNQFDELPPFSVGVQSINESATDGVTYVRSDHNERIYVE; encoded by the exons ATGGATCGTAATCATTGGATGTACAAAACTGGGAGATTTAACCCTGCATATTTGAGAGGCGTGCAAAGTTTTATTAAGATTGCTGAAGATGATCGTGTACTAAAAGGAAATGAATCAATTCCGTGTCCTTGTATGGAATGCAAAAATTTTACCGAATTTAAAGAAATAAAGGACATCAGACATCATTTGATTACAAATGGTTTTATGTATAATTATACTTGTTGGTCAAAACATGGGGAATCACTTGCCAATCGTAGCACAACATCGACTAGTTCTGTTGGTTATAATGATGAGAACAATGATTCATACATTAGTGATGATAATGACAATTTAAATGACAGTGATGacaatttaaacgataacaatgaTAATTTAAAAGACATGTTCGATGATTTGGAAACTAATATTGGTGACAATGATCAAGAAAAACTACAACAGATATTTGCCGATTCGGAAAAACCATTATATACAGGTTGTGAAAACTATTCTAAACTCAGTGCAGTGTTGAAATTGTTCAACTTAAAGTCGAAGTACGGATGGAGCGATAAGAGTTTTACAAGTCTATTAGTGGTTTTGAATGACATGCTTCCCAAAGACAACGAGTTACCCATATCCTTATACCAAGCTAAAAAAATGATGTGTCCAATGGGATTAAAAGTTAAAAGAATACATGCATGTCCGAATGACTGTATCCTATATAGAAATGAGTTCGAAAACAGTCATGAATGTCCTACATGTGGTGCATCGAGGTACAAGCGAAAAAAAGAAGTTGCTGAATATGATGACGATGTGACGAAAAATGGACCACCCGCTAAATTGTTGTGGTATTTTCCCATTATACCGAGACTTAAACGTTTATTTGCTAATGCTAAAGAATCAAAATTATTGCGTTGGCATTTTGAAGATCGTAAAAAAGATGGAAAGTTAAGACATGTGGCGGATTCACCTCAGTGGAGAAATATTGATTATAAATTTCCAGATTTTGGTACCGAGATTAGAAATATACGGTTTGGTCTTAGTTCGGACGGTATCAATCCTTTTGCAAATATGAGTAGTCGTCATAGTACTTGGCCGGTTCTTATGTGCATCTACAATCTTCCACCATGGTTatgtatgaaacgaaaatacaTAATGATGTCGTTGTTAATTCAAGGTCCATACCAACCCGGTAATGACATTGATGTTTATTTATCTCCTTTGATTGATGACATGAAAACACTATGGAGTACAGGCGTAAACATGTATGATGCTTATAAAAAAGAGAACTTTACTTTGAGAGCCATGATTTTTTGCACCATAAGTGATTTTCCAGCATATGGAAATTTGTCAGGATATAGTACGAAAGGTAAAAAAGCTTGTCCAGTATGTGAAGACGAAACAAGTTCGATATGGTTAAATAATTGCAGAAAAACCGTGTATATGGGACATCGACGATTTCTTCCCACTAACCACCGTTATCGAAGAAAAACCAAAGAGTTTGATGGAAATACTGAGCTCCGAACGGTTCGGAAAGGGGGTTTTGATGCATATTCGCGAGTTGAAGGTATAAACACCGTGTTGGGAAAAAGAACTCGTACTGAGAAAGGAACTCGTACCAAGAAAGGAACTCGTACCAAGAAAGGAACTCGTACCAAGAAAGGAACTCGTACCAAGAAAGGAACTCGTACTGAGAAAGGAACTCATATCGAAAATAGAGATAATTGGAAAAAAAGGTCAATTTTTTGGGATTTACCTTACTGGAAATGTTTGGAAGTTCGACATTGCCTAGATGTTATGCATATTGAAAAGAATGTGTGTGATAGTTTGTTGGGCTTATTGCTAAATATTTCCGGAAAAACTAAAGATGGTGTTAATGCTCGTAAAGACATGGAAGAGATGGGAATACGTAAAGAGCTTGCCCCTGTTGAGAGTGTGAATGGTACTTATCTCCCACCTGCATTTTATACTATGTCAAAGGCAGAAAAAACAAAGTTTTGTAAATGTTTACATGATATTAAAGTCCCATCTAGCTATTCTGCAAATATTAAAAGTTTGGTGTCGATGAAAGAGTGTAAATTGCTTGGTATGAAGTCTCATGATTGTCATGTTTTAATGACACATATGATTCCTATTGCAATTCGTGGATTATTACCGGAGAACATTCGACATACAATCACAaaactttgtttgttttttaacatgATTCACACAAAGGTTATTGATCCCGAAGTCTTGGACGAATGGCAAAAGGAAATTATCATTACCCTTTGTGAACTAGAGATGCATTTTCCACCGTCCTTTTTTGATATAATGGTACACCTGATATCTCATATCGTACAAGAGATTAAGGCTTGTGGTCCTGTATTCCTACGTTACATGTACCCTTTTGAAAGATACATGGGTTTCTTAAAAGGTTATGTAAGAAACCGTAACCATCCCGAGGGCAGTATTGTTGAAGGATATATTTGCGAAGAGGCGACCGAGTTCTGCACAG GTTATTTGGAAGGTGTCGAAAGTATTGGTGTTCCTAAAAGTCGTCATTCAGGTCGACTTGCAGGTTTGGGAGTAGTTGGTATGAAAATAATAGATCCAGGCTATGAGGATCTACAACTTGCACATTTTGTTGTTCTACAACATATGACATGCATTGCTTCATATATTGAAGAACACATGGAAATATTACGATCGACGCATTTGCAAAAGACAGAAAAATGGTACAAAACTAAACATAACGAACAGTTTTCTGAATGGATGAAGAACAAGGTGGCGAAAACTTACGATCAACCAAATGTTGATAAAACTGTGCAAAAGTTGGGGCAGGGGCCAGATTTTAGAGTAAAATCATACCAAGGGTATGATATTAACGGTTATACATTTTACACTAAAAATCAAGATAAAAAAAGTGCAACGCAAAATAGCGGAGTCACGTTAATAGCCTCAGCTACAGAATTTGACAGAGTTAATCACGCCAAAAGAATCGCCACAAACTCATATTATGGTGTCATAGAAGAAATTTGGGAGTTAAATTACGATGATATCATTATACCTTTGTTAAAATGTAAGTGGGTCGATAATCGTACAGGTGTTAAAGTTGATGAATATGGTTTTACACTTGTCGATCTTACCACTGATGGGTATAAATCCGAACCATTCATTCTTGCAAGTCAAGCCACACAAGTGTTTTTTGTGAATGACCCAAGCAAACCAAAATACCATATAGTATTGCAAAGTAAACGTCGTATTCTTGgtgttgatcatgttgttgatGAGGAAGAGTACAACCAATTTGATGAGCTACCGCCATTTTCAGTCGGTGTTCAATCGATAAACGAATCTGCAACTGATGGCGTCACATACGTACGATCCGACCACAACGAAAGGATATATGTTGAATAA